One genomic region from Bradyrhizobium icense encodes:
- the puuE gene encoding allantoinase PuuE yields the protein MAAPVYPRDFRGYGRNPPDPNWPGNARVAVQFVVNFEEGGENNVLDGDRASEAFLSDVLGAQPWPGQRHANIESMFEYGSRAGFWRLWRMFTERSLPVTVFGVAKALQRNPDVVAAMKEAGWDIASHSLRWIEHRDMSESEERTEIAAAIRVHTEATGQRPLGWYTGRSSINTLRLLMESGGLLYLSDSYADDLPYWIKSRGSKPHLVIPYTLDANDMRFVNAQGFGGGDEFFTYLKDSFDVLYAEGERAPKMMSVGLHCRVVGRPGRAAALMRFLDYIGTHERVWVPTRLQIAQHWHANLSHLADNAFDIG from the coding sequence GTGGCCGCGCCGGTCTACCCGCGCGACTTTCGCGGCTACGGGCGCAACCCGCCCGATCCCAATTGGCCCGGCAATGCGCGCGTCGCGGTGCAGTTCGTGGTCAATTTCGAGGAAGGCGGCGAGAACAATGTTCTCGACGGCGATCGCGCCTCGGAGGCTTTTTTGTCCGATGTGCTGGGCGCGCAGCCCTGGCCCGGACAGCGCCATGCCAACATCGAGTCGATGTTCGAATATGGCTCGCGCGCCGGCTTCTGGCGGCTGTGGCGGATGTTCACCGAACGCAGTTTGCCGGTCACCGTGTTCGGCGTCGCCAAGGCGTTGCAGCGAAATCCCGACGTGGTCGCCGCCATGAAGGAGGCCGGCTGGGATATTGCCAGCCATAGCCTCAGATGGATCGAGCACAGGGACATGTCGGAGAGCGAGGAGCGGACCGAGATCGCAGCCGCGATCCGCGTCCACACCGAGGCGACGGGGCAGCGCCCGCTCGGCTGGTATACCGGGCGCTCCTCGATCAACACGCTGCGGCTCCTGATGGAATCCGGCGGCCTGCTTTATCTCAGCGACTCCTATGCCGACGACCTGCCATACTGGATCAAGTCGCGGGGCTCCAAGCCGCATCTGGTCATTCCCTATACGCTCGATGCCAACGACATGCGCTTTGTCAACGCGCAGGGTTTTGGCGGCGGCGATGAATTCTTCACCTACCTCAAGGACAGTTTTGACGTTCTTTATGCGGAAGGTGAGCGCGCGCCGAAGATGATGTCGGTCGGCCTGCATTGCCGGGTCGTCGGCCGCCCCGGCCGCGCGGCGGCGCTGATGCGGTTTCTCGACTACATCGGAACGCATGAGCGCGTCTGGGTGCCGACGCGGCTGCAGATCGCGCAGCACTGGCACGCTAACCTCTCTCATCTCGCCGATAACGCTTTCGATATCGGATGA
- a CDS encoding allantoate amidohydrolase: MLGDEIVSRINQLGMISETPQHLARIFLSPEHRTAADLILSWMRDAGMAAHLDAIGNVCGRYEGDRPGLPCLMLGSHYDTVRDAGKWDGPLGVITAIACVGDLNRRGVRLPFAIEIVGFADEEGVRFASTLLGSRAVAGTFDAPVLDARDHDGVTMREAMVQFGLDPAKIGTAARARRELHAYVELHIEQGPVLEQQDIPVGVVTAIAGATRLTASLSGMAGHAGTVPMALRRDALAGAAECITALEQFCKVDGAGLVGTVGVINASPGATNVIPGRVSFTLDIRAPTDPHRKRAVAEIVQRIEAIAKRRELSLQIDVTHENRTVPCASWLKAQVAEAVAAEGYSVFELPSGAGHDGMAMIDIADVAMLFVRCRGGISHNPAEHVELADADAGARVLLRLIENFRPRADGGSERS, encoded by the coding sequence ATGCTCGGCGATGAAATCGTAAGCCGTATCAATCAGCTCGGAATGATTTCCGAGACGCCGCAGCATCTGGCGCGGATCTTTCTCTCGCCAGAGCATCGCACCGCCGCCGATCTCATTCTGTCCTGGATGCGGGATGCCGGCATGGCCGCGCATCTCGACGCCATCGGCAATGTCTGCGGCCGTTACGAAGGCGACCGCCCGGGACTGCCCTGCCTGATGCTGGGCTCGCACTACGACACCGTGCGCGATGCCGGCAAATGGGATGGGCCGCTCGGCGTGATCACGGCGATCGCCTGCGTCGGCGACCTGAACCGGCGCGGCGTGCGGCTGCCGTTCGCGATCGAAATCGTCGGTTTCGCCGATGAGGAGGGCGTGCGGTTTGCCTCCACGCTGCTCGGCAGCCGGGCGGTCGCCGGAACCTTCGACGCCCCCGTGCTCGACGCGCGCGACCATGACGGCGTCACCATGCGCGAGGCGATGGTGCAGTTTGGGCTGGATCCGGCCAAAATCGGTACGGCGGCGCGGGCGCGGCGCGAACTGCACGCCTATGTCGAACTGCACATCGAGCAGGGGCCGGTGCTGGAACAGCAAGACATTCCCGTCGGCGTGGTGACAGCGATCGCTGGCGCCACGCGGCTGACGGCGAGCCTCTCCGGCATGGCTGGCCATGCCGGCACGGTGCCGATGGCGCTGCGGCGCGACGCGCTGGCGGGCGCTGCCGAATGCATCACCGCGCTCGAGCAATTCTGCAAGGTTGACGGCGCCGGTCTGGTCGGCACCGTCGGCGTGATCAACGCGTCGCCCGGCGCGACCAACGTGATCCCGGGACGGGTGTCGTTCACGCTTGACATCCGCGCGCCGACCGATCCGCATCGCAAGCGCGCCGTCGCCGAAATCGTGCAGCGAATCGAGGCGATCGCGAAGCGCCGCGAATTGTCGCTGCAGATCGACGTCACCCACGAAAACCGCACCGTGCCCTGCGCGTCATGGCTGAAAGCGCAGGTCGCGGAAGCGGTTGCGGCCGAAGGCTATAGCGTGTTCGAACTGCCGAGCGGTGCGGGGCATGACGGCATGGCAATGATCGATATCGCCGATGTCGCCATGCTGTTCGTGCGCTGCCGTGGCGGCATCAGCCATAACCCGGCCGAGCACGTCGAACTCGCCGACGCGGATGCCGGCGCGCGGGTATTGTTGCGTTTGATCGAGAATTTTCGGCCACGTGCGGATGGCGGATCAGAGAGATCCTGA
- a CDS encoding cysteine hydrolase family protein, producing the protein MANSRKLAAEPEPIELDWAATALLIIDMQRDFMEPGGFGETLGNDVSQLARAVKPIAAVLDAARAAGMLVIHTREGHLPDLSDAPPAKVERGEPSLRIGDPGPMGRILIRGEPGHDIIPELYPLDSEIVIDKPGKGAFYATELGDVLQRYGIENLLVCGVTTEVCVNTTVREANDRGYRCVVLADCCASYFPEFHEMGLKMIKAQGGIFGWVSDSAAVLRAISPEIPTTAVAGGLR; encoded by the coding sequence ATGGCGAACTCAAGAAAGCTCGCAGCGGAGCCGGAGCCGATCGAACTCGACTGGGCGGCGACCGCGCTTCTCATCATCGACATGCAGCGCGATTTCATGGAGCCGGGCGGCTTTGGCGAGACGCTGGGCAACGACGTCAGCCAGCTTGCGCGCGCGGTGAAGCCGATCGCTGCCGTGCTGGATGCGGCGCGCGCGGCCGGCATGCTGGTCATTCACACCCGCGAAGGCCATCTGCCTGATCTTTCCGACGCGCCGCCGGCCAAGGTCGAGCGCGGCGAGCCGTCCTTGCGCATCGGCGATCCGGGTCCGATGGGCCGCATTCTCATTCGCGGTGAACCCGGCCACGACATAATTCCCGAACTCTATCCCCTCGACAGCGAGATCGTGATCGACAAGCCCGGCAAGGGCGCCTTCTACGCCACCGAGCTCGGCGACGTGCTGCAGCGCTACGGCATCGAGAACTTGTTGGTCTGCGGCGTCACCACCGAGGTCTGCGTCAACACCACCGTGCGCGAAGCCAACGACCGCGGCTATCGCTGCGTGGTGCTGGCCGATTGCTGCGCGTCCTACTTTCCCGAGTTTCACGAAATGGGCCTGAAAATGATCAAGGCCCAGGGCGGCATCTTTGGCTGGGTCTCGGATTCGGCCGCAGTGCTCAGGGCGATTTCACCGGAGATTCCAACAACGGCAGTAGCGGGGGGATTACGATGA
- a CDS encoding mechanosensitive ion channel family protein, with protein sequence MEDILSRFERMLGWVPQWLVGVGLVVGAIVVALFVYGIAARIIKRALGMRWPAVTLLLQRVAGPARLALCLVAVALVLPLAPLNDVLGQQLRHFFIVAVIALIGWITVRAVDMGAARYLQRFRLDTDENFLARKHVTQVRVFKRVLDTLVVIIAVSTALMTFESVKQYGVSLFASAGAAGLIVGLAARPLLSNLIAGVQIAITQPIRIEDAVIIENEWGWVEDIASTYVVVRLWDWRRMVVPLSYFIERPFQNWTRDTQSLIGAITLHVDYCTDVSRIRQRLEQAVGDSKLWDGAVVNLQVIEASPRSIELRALVSARSAPQSWDLRCEIREKLLAFIREEMPEAFPRERALISPPLADFSGTFEHDDARSPPVPARARS encoded by the coding sequence ATGGAAGATATTCTGTCAAGGTTCGAACGGATGTTGGGCTGGGTGCCGCAATGGCTGGTCGGCGTCGGCCTCGTCGTCGGTGCCATTGTCGTTGCGCTGTTCGTCTACGGTATTGCGGCAAGGATCATCAAGCGCGCCCTCGGGATGCGCTGGCCGGCCGTGACATTGCTGTTGCAGCGGGTCGCAGGCCCGGCGCGGCTCGCGCTTTGTCTCGTCGCCGTGGCACTGGTGCTGCCGCTTGCGCCCTTGAACGACGTGCTGGGTCAACAGCTCAGGCACTTCTTTATCGTCGCCGTCATCGCGCTGATCGGATGGATCACGGTTCGCGCCGTGGACATGGGGGCTGCGCGCTATCTGCAGCGGTTCCGCCTCGATACCGATGAGAACTTCCTCGCACGCAAGCACGTCACCCAGGTGCGCGTCTTCAAGCGCGTGCTCGATACGTTGGTTGTCATCATTGCCGTTTCCACCGCCTTGATGACGTTCGAATCGGTCAAGCAGTACGGCGTCAGCCTGTTCGCCTCCGCCGGCGCCGCCGGTCTGATTGTCGGTCTTGCCGCGCGGCCGCTGCTCTCAAACCTCATCGCCGGCGTGCAGATCGCGATCACGCAGCCGATCCGGATCGAGGACGCCGTCATCATCGAGAACGAATGGGGGTGGGTGGAGGACATTGCCTCAACCTACGTCGTGGTCCGGTTGTGGGACTGGCGCCGGATGGTGGTTCCGCTGTCCTACTTCATCGAACGTCCGTTCCAGAACTGGACCCGCGACACTCAGTCGCTGATCGGGGCCATCACCCTTCACGTCGATTATTGCACCGATGTCTCGCGGATCAGGCAGCGGCTCGAGCAGGCCGTGGGCGATTCCAAATTGTGGGATGGCGCCGTGGTCAATCTTCAGGTGATCGAGGCCAGCCCGCGGTCGATCGAGCTTCGCGCATTGGTCAGCGCCAGATCTGCCCCGCAGTCCTGGGATCTCCGCTGCGAAATCCGGGAGAAGCTGCTGGCCTTCATTCGCGAGGAGATGCCCGAAGCATTCCCGCGCGAGCGCGCCCTGATATCGCCGCCGCTCGCCGACTTCAGCGGTACTTTCGAGCATGACGATGCGCGGTCCCCTCCGGTCCCGGCGAGGGCCCGCAGCTAG
- a CDS encoding alpha/beta fold hydrolase, with amino-acid sequence MTPRADYQLFEAGDVALQSGAVFPAMRLAYKTYGTLSARKDNVIVYPTSFSAQHSDIEWLIQRGAALDPDHYFIIIPNLFGNGLSSSPSNCDVSPFPAISYHDAVAVQRRLLEEQFGISRIALVYGWSMGGMQAYHWAALHPDMVERAAVVCGSARCSPYNHVFLEGVKAALTADPAWQDGRFVAKPVAGLRAMGRVYAGWAMSHAYYRDEVWREAGFTGLEDYLARSWDVAFTRRDANDLLAQIGIWQRGDISQCPEFGGDIARAIAAIRARMLLMPGRTDRYLDMRDNEAELGRLVNAKSAELHPIPSIHGHRAGNPINNPADRDFINAEISALLQR; translated from the coding sequence ATGACGCCTCGCGCCGACTATCAGTTGTTCGAAGCCGGAGACGTCGCGCTTCAGTCAGGCGCGGTATTTCCTGCGATGCGGCTCGCGTACAAGACCTATGGCACGCTGAGCGCCCGGAAGGACAATGTCATTGTCTATCCGACGTCCTTCAGCGCGCAGCACAGCGACATCGAATGGCTGATCCAGCGCGGCGCCGCTCTGGATCCCGATCACTATTTCATCATCATTCCAAATCTCTTCGGCAACGGCCTGTCTTCATCGCCGTCCAATTGCGATGTCTCGCCGTTTCCGGCCATCAGCTATCACGACGCTGTCGCAGTGCAGCGTCGGCTGCTTGAGGAGCAGTTCGGCATTTCAAGGATCGCGCTGGTCTATGGCTGGTCGATGGGCGGCATGCAGGCCTATCACTGGGCCGCCCTTCATCCCGACATGGTGGAGCGGGCAGCGGTCGTCTGCGGCAGCGCCAGATGTTCGCCCTATAATCATGTGTTCCTCGAGGGCGTGAAGGCGGCGCTGACGGCGGACCCGGCCTGGCAGGATGGCCGTTTCGTTGCAAAACCGGTCGCCGGGCTGCGGGCAATGGGGCGGGTCTATGCGGGATGGGCGATGTCGCACGCCTATTATCGCGACGAGGTCTGGCGCGAGGCTGGCTTCACGGGCCTCGAAGATTACCTCGCGCGTTCCTGGGATGTTGCCTTCACAAGGCGCGACGCCAACGATCTGTTGGCGCAGATCGGCATCTGGCAGCGCGGCGATATCAGCCAATGCCCCGAATTTGGCGGCGACATCGCCCGCGCGATCGCCGCGATCAGGGCGCGGATGTTGCTGATGCCGGGGAGGACGGACCGCTACTTAGACATGCGCGACAACGAGGCGGAGCTTGGCCGCCTTGTCAACGCGAAGTCCGCCGAACTGCATCCGATTCCCTCGATCCACGGACATCGTGCCGGAAATCCGATCAACAATCCTGCAGACCGCGACTTCATCAACGCCGAAATCTCGGCGCTGCTGCAGCGCTGA
- a CDS encoding regulator, with amino-acid sequence MSTSTTGTAGTSAFKPALWTPGDWNALFGFGTNILVNMLVLTGLLRFVLKMPDSIVFGRILPALGLMMCLSTFYYAYLAYRLAQKTGRNDVCALPSGVSVPHMFIVTFVIMLPITLKTGDPVKGWSAGSVWVFFQSFILMIGGFIAPYIRKITPRAALLGTLAGVSVTFISMRPALEMYMTPQIGLICFAIILVAWFGGVKYPKGIPAGLVAIAAGMLIAWGSNLFGLGLGGLSLKGVGDAFANFGFSVPLPAFGHVFSGFEFLGIILVTAIPFGIYDLVEAMDNVESAEAAGDEYPTTRVLTADGVVSLIGCLMGNPFINAVYIGHPGWKAMGGRIGYSAATGVMVVLLSWFGIISVLLALVPVVAISPILLYIGMLIGAQAFQTTPVKHAPAIVLAFTPHLAAWAKLQIDTMLGASMAAAQTVGGLAADKVDAVKAAAIASLPQQGVLYRGLDVMGGGSILAGLVLGAIGVFVIERDFMKASAFALAGAVMTYFGFMHGEAVGIGGGLGVTPGVALAYAVMAAGLFALAKTSGSVAYSSHAEVPAAAPAE; translated from the coding sequence ATGAGCACGAGCACAACGGGGACGGCAGGCACATCAGCGTTCAAACCGGCCTTGTGGACGCCGGGCGACTGGAACGCTCTATTCGGCTTCGGCACCAACATTCTCGTCAACATGCTGGTGCTGACCGGGCTTTTGCGTTTCGTGCTGAAGATGCCTGATAGCATCGTATTCGGCCGCATCCTGCCGGCGCTCGGCCTGATGATGTGCCTCTCGACGTTCTATTACGCGTATCTCGCCTACAGGCTGGCGCAGAAGACCGGCCGCAACGACGTCTGCGCGCTGCCCTCAGGCGTCAGCGTGCCGCACATGTTCATCGTCACCTTCGTGATCATGTTGCCGATCACGCTCAAGACTGGCGACCCGGTAAAGGGCTGGTCGGCCGGCTCGGTCTGGGTGTTCTTCCAGAGTTTTATCCTGATGATCGGTGGCTTCATCGCACCCTATATCCGGAAGATCACCCCGCGCGCGGCGCTGCTCGGCACGCTCGCCGGTGTCTCCGTCACCTTCATCTCGATGCGTCCGGCGCTGGAAATGTACATGACGCCGCAGATCGGGCTCATCTGCTTCGCCATCATCCTGGTGGCCTGGTTCGGCGGCGTGAAATACCCGAAGGGGATTCCGGCCGGCCTCGTCGCCATTGCTGCCGGCATGCTGATCGCCTGGGGTTCGAACCTGTTCGGTCTCGGGCTCGGCGGGTTGAGCCTGAAGGGCGTTGGCGATGCCTTCGCCAATTTCGGCTTCTCGGTGCCGCTGCCGGCATTCGGTCACGTGTTCTCCGGCTTCGAATTCCTCGGCATCATCCTGGTGACCGCGATCCCGTTCGGCATCTACGACCTCGTCGAAGCCATGGACAATGTCGAAAGCGCGGAAGCCGCCGGCGACGAATATCCGACCACGCGCGTGCTCACCGCGGACGGCGTCGTCAGCCTGATCGGTTGCCTGATGGGCAATCCCTTCATCAACGCCGTCTATATCGGCCATCCCGGCTGGAAGGCGATGGGCGGGCGGATTGGTTATTCGGCGGCGACCGGCGTCATGGTGGTGCTGCTGTCCTGGTTCGGCATCATCTCGGTGCTGCTGGCGCTGGTGCCGGTGGTCGCGATCTCACCGATCCTGCTCTACATCGGCATGCTGATCGGCGCGCAGGCGTTCCAGACCACGCCAGTCAAGCACGCGCCGGCGATAGTGCTCGCCTTCACGCCGCATCTCGCGGCGTGGGCAAAACTGCAGATCGACACCATGCTCGGCGCGAGCATGGCCGCAGCTCAAACCGTCGGCGGTCTCGCCGCCGACAAGGTCGACGCGGTGAAGGCCGCGGCCATCGCCTCGTTGCCGCAGCAGGGCGTGCTCTATCGTGGCCTCGATGTAATGGGCGGCGGCTCGATCCTCGCCGGCCTCGTGCTGGGCGCGATCGGCGTGTTCGTGATCGAGCGCGACTTCATGAAGGCGTCGGCCTTCGCGCTGGCCGGTGCCGTCATGACCTATTTCGGCTTCATGCATGGCGAAGCCGTCGGCATCGGCGGCGGTCTCGGTGTGACGCCGGGCGTGGCGCTGGCCTATGCCGTGATGGCGGCGGGCCTGTTCGCGCTGGCGAAGACCAGCGGCAGCGTCGCTTACAGCTCGCATGCTGAGGTACCGGCGGCAGCACCCGCGGAGTAA
- a CDS encoding DUF3830 family protein, which produces MSQLIVRAGEFTFQARFEEQLAPKTVAAFRKAMPFESQAIHVRWSGEGVWMPLGDLDFGVSYENHTSYPSPGQIILYPGGISETEILLAYGGVHFASKMGQLAGNHFITLTSGLENLTAFGKSVLWKGAQKIRFEEV; this is translated from the coding sequence ATGAGCCAACTGATTGTCCGCGCCGGTGAATTCACGTTCCAGGCCCGCTTCGAGGAGCAACTTGCGCCCAAGACGGTCGCCGCGTTTCGCAAGGCGATGCCGTTCGAGAGCCAGGCGATCCATGTGCGCTGGAGCGGCGAGGGTGTCTGGATGCCGCTCGGCGATCTCGATTTCGGGGTCTCCTACGAGAACCACACCAGCTATCCCTCGCCCGGCCAGATCATTCTCTATCCCGGCGGCATCAGCGAGACCGAAATCCTGCTGGCCTATGGCGGGGTGCATTTCGCCAGCAAGATGGGCCAGCTCGCCGGTAACCACTTCATCACCCTGACGTCGGGTCTGGAGAACCTGACCGCATTCGGCAAGTCCGTGCTGTGGAAGGGCGCGCAAAAGATCCGCTTCGAGGAGGTCTAG